Proteins encoded together in one Microbacterium sp. ABRD28 window:
- a CDS encoding ABC transporter permease encodes MTWVLDNLDLIGELALIHIRQSIIALVVGFILAVPLGWVAWRYRLLRGWVITITGLLYTIPSLALLILLPTIFGYSAISEPNLIIALTIYAIAILVRAVSDGLDSVDLPVRQSATAVGYSGFRRFWAVEFPLAGPVVLAGLRVAAVSTVSLATVGILVGVTNLGYLFTNGLQRRIIPEVLAGIVAVVIIALVIDGLLVLAGRVLMPWTRRASVGAGATSRSPLTREAAA; translated from the coding sequence GTGACCTGGGTTCTGGACAACCTCGACCTGATCGGCGAACTCGCCCTCATCCACATCCGACAGAGCATCATCGCTCTCGTCGTGGGGTTCATTCTCGCCGTACCGCTGGGATGGGTCGCGTGGCGCTACCGGCTTCTGCGCGGATGGGTGATCACCATCACCGGGTTGCTCTACACGATCCCATCCTTGGCTCTGCTCATCCTCCTCCCGACGATCTTCGGCTACAGCGCGATCAGCGAGCCGAATCTCATCATCGCCCTGACGATCTACGCGATCGCCATCCTCGTCCGCGCCGTATCGGATGGTCTCGACTCGGTCGACCTGCCGGTACGTCAGTCGGCCACCGCTGTCGGTTACAGCGGATTCCGTCGCTTCTGGGCCGTGGAGTTTCCGCTCGCCGGACCGGTCGTGCTGGCCGGGCTTCGCGTCGCTGCCGTGAGCACGGTCTCCCTCGCAACCGTCGGGATCCTCGTCGGGGTGACCAATCTCGGGTACCTCTTCACGAACGGTCTCCAGCGCCGCATCATCCCCGAGGTGCTCGCGGGTATCGTCGCGGTGGTGATCATCGCGCTCGTCATCGACGGGCTGCTCGTCCTCGCCGGCCGCGTACTCATGCCGTGGACCCGCCGTGCCTCCGTGGGCGCCGGTGCAACCTCTCGCTCACCGCTGACCCGAGAGGCGGCCGCATGA
- a CDS encoding ATP-binding cassette domain-containing protein produces the protein MIEFRGVTKRFPDGTEAVRSFDLVLPAHTTTVFVGSSGCGKTTLLRMINRMVEPSDGTILIDGDDIAGRDPVKLRRSIGYVMQNSGLLPHFTVAENIATVPVLEGVNRKKARAQALELMDTVGLDRGMADRYPSQLSGGQQQRVGVARGLAANPNILLMDEPFGAVDPIVRAELQEELLRIQRDVAKTIVFVTHDIDEAFLLGDQVVILEKGAQIAQRGTPDEIIEAPATDFVASFIGADRGKRALRLKQTPHGTVVVDGEGRTQGALIEDGART, from the coding sequence ATGATCGAATTCCGAGGCGTCACCAAGCGCTTTCCCGACGGCACGGAAGCGGTCCGGTCCTTTGACCTCGTCCTGCCTGCGCACACCACCACCGTCTTCGTCGGCTCTTCCGGATGCGGCAAGACGACACTCCTGCGCATGATCAACCGGATGGTCGAGCCCAGCGACGGCACGATCCTCATCGATGGCGACGACATCGCCGGTCGCGACCCGGTGAAGCTGCGCCGCAGCATCGGGTACGTCATGCAGAACTCCGGACTTCTGCCGCACTTCACCGTCGCCGAGAACATCGCCACCGTTCCCGTGTTGGAGGGCGTGAACCGGAAGAAGGCCCGCGCGCAGGCGCTCGAGCTGATGGACACCGTCGGCCTCGACCGGGGGATGGCCGATCGCTATCCCAGTCAGCTCTCCGGCGGCCAGCAGCAGCGCGTCGGCGTCGCGCGTGGCCTGGCGGCGAACCCCAACATCCTGCTCATGGACGAGCCTTTCGGCGCTGTCGATCCCATCGTGCGCGCGGAGCTCCAGGAGGAGCTGCTCCGCATCCAGCGCGACGTCGCCAAGACGATCGTCTTCGTCACCCATGACATCGACGAGGCGTTCCTGCTCGGCGATCAGGTGGTCATTCTGGAGAAGGGCGCACAGATCGCCCAGCGCGGCACCCCCGACGAGATCATCGAGGCACCCGCCACCGATTTCGTCGCCTCCTTCATCGGCGCCGACAGGGGCAAGCGCGCGCTGCGGCTGAAGCAGACGCCGCACGGGACGGTGGTGGTCGACGGCGAGGGACGCACGCAGGGAGCTCTCATCGAGGACGGCGCTCGCACGTGA
- a CDS encoding DUF427 domain-containing protein — MKAVLDGTVIAEASKDDLVSIEGNWYFPPSSVVEGVLVDSPTPYTCPWKGECQYYDVTSGEGALKDRAWSYPTPYPTAIERVGKDFSGYVAFWKEVQVVD, encoded by the coding sequence ATGAAGGCAGTACTGGACGGAACGGTGATCGCCGAGGCGTCGAAGGACGACCTCGTCTCGATCGAGGGCAACTGGTACTTCCCACCGAGCAGCGTGGTCGAAGGGGTTCTGGTCGACAGCCCCACCCCCTACACGTGTCCGTGGAAGGGGGAATGCCAGTACTACGACGTGACCTCGGGCGAGGGAGCGTTGAAAGACCGCGCGTGGTCGTACCCAACCCCGTACCCGACGGCGATCGAGCGCGTCGGCAAGGACTTCTCCGGCTACGTCGCGTTCTGGAAGGAAGTCCAGGTCGTCGACTGA